In one Vigna radiata var. radiata cultivar VC1973A unplaced genomic scaffold, Vradiata_ver6 scaffold_158, whole genome shotgun sequence genomic region, the following are encoded:
- the LOC106752473 gene encoding MAP kinase kinase kinase mkh1: protein MAAALECWSRRTTSDEDDAFLTAHSSQPRDSSSSSSPSSSLVHKKLLKLTRNVSEALSSLRNSLTAMNDSSKPDAPRNLVWTTVVRNLSHIYPGTHLPEKLVCNIRKHYDSLPLSYSQAGFDVKDVFLHMKLMEQALEDEQAAILIQEEGDGEIQLQGSLFKLTFACNSPISWPAMSRALDGYSICCKKIQIFEKKGFTLGIVLLLVLSSGQHDKLVRTRVENALKISMKRPKASGVKLSFGLCGCQEENTEGRGHREIEEDGGDACCGNGFDNLSQKIQLQVPLPSSSFLVVVDEWQTIQSGGDDIEKWLLNSDRLEFAEQIGPNSYKGMYMGKKVGIEKLRGCDKGNTYEFELRKDLLALMTCGHRNIMQFFGVCVDENYGLCVLTKLVEGGSVHDLMLKNKKLSSKDVVRIAVDVAEGMKFMNDHGVAYRDLNTQKIVLDKHGNAFLGDMGIVTACESVGEAMEYETDGYRWLAPEIIASDPESVTETWMSNAYSFGMIIWEMVTGEAAYSAYSPVQAAVGIAACGLRPEIPKDCPQTLKSLMIKCWNNTPSKRPNFSEILAILLRQNNYNRSMQPILTLNWAHRNLRLSATIITLK, encoded by the exons ATGGCTGCAGCGTTGGAGTGCTGGTCGCGCCGCACCACCAGTGACGAGGACGACGCATTCCTCACCGCGCATTCCTCGCAACCCCGAGactcttcttcttcgtcttcccCCTCTTCCTCTCTCGTCCACAAGAAGCTCCTCAAACTCACGCGCAACGTCTCCGAGGCTCTCTCCTCCCTCAGAAACTCCCTTACCGCTATGAATGATTCTTCCAAACCCGACGCACCTCGCAACCTTGTGTGGACCACCGTCGTGCGCAATCTCAGCCACATATACCCCGGGACCCATCTCCCTGAGAAGCTTGTCTGCAACATTCGCAAGCACTATGACTCCCTGCCTCTCAG TTATTCTCAGGCAGGGTTTGATGTGAAAGATGTGTTTCTTCACATGAAGCTGATGGAGCAAGCTTTGGAAGATGAGCAGGCTGCGATTTTGATTCAAGAGGAGGGTGATGGTGAGATTCAACTTCAGGGGTCTTTGTTCAAGTTGACATTCGCTTGCAACTCTCCTATTTCATGGCCCGCAATGTCAAGAGCGTTGGATGGTTACTCCATTTGCTGCAAGAAGATTCAGATATTTGAGAAGAAAGGATTCACCCTTGGGATTGTGCTTCTTCTTGTACTGTCAAGTGGTCAGCATGATAAGTTGGTCAGGACCCGGGTTGAAAATGCTCTCAAGATATCCATGAAGAGGCCTAAAGCCAGCGGTGTGAAGCTTTCCTTTGGTCTTTGTGGATGTCAAGAAGAGAACACCGAAGGGAGAGGACATAGAGAGATTGAGGAAGATGGTGGTGATGCATGTTGTGGAAATGGGTTTGATAATTTGAGCCAAAAGATTCAGCTTCAGGTGCCGTTACCGAGTTCATCTTTTCTTGTAGTGGTAGATGAATGGCAGACTATTCAATCAGGTGGGGATGATATTGAAAAATGGTTGTTGAACTCAGATCGTCTTGAGTTTGCAGAACAGATTGGGCCCAATTCGTATAAGGGGATGTACATGGGAAAAAAAGTTGGCATCGAGAAGCTTAGAGGGTGTGATAAAGGAAACACTTACGAGTTTGAGCTCAGGAAAGACCTGCTGGCATTGATGACCTGTGGTCATAGAAATATTATGCAATTTTTTGGTGTTTGTGTGGATGAAAACTATGGGTTATGTGTATTGACAAAACTTGTGGAAGGTGGATCTGTTCACGACTTAATGTTAAAGAATAAGAAGCTTTCGAGCAAGGATGTTGTAAGAATTGCAGTTGATGTGGCTGAGGGAATGAAGTTTATGAATGATCACGGTGTTGCATACAGAGACCTTAATACGCAGAAGATTGTTTTGGATAAGCATGGGAATGCTTTCTTGGGTGATATGGGTATTGTCACTGCTTGCGAGAGTGTTGGAGAGGCAATGGAGTATGAAACTGATGGTTATCGGTGGCTAGCACCAGAG ATAATTGCTAGTGATCCAGAGAGCGTAACAGAGACATGGATGAGTAATGCTTATAGTTTTGGAATGATTATTTGGGAGATGGTAACTGGTGAGGCAGCATATTCTGCATATTCACCCGTGCAAGCAGCAGTTGGCATTGCTGCTTGTGGCCTAAGACCTGAAATCCCCAAGGACTGCCCTCAAACTCTAAAGTCTCTCATGATAAAGTGCTGGAACAACACCCCTTCAAAACGTCCTAACTTCTCTGAAATTTTGGCCATATTGCTACGACAAAACAACTACAATAG ATCGATGCAACCTATTCTCACTCTTAACTGGGCACATAGAAATTTACGCTTATCTGCTACAATTATCACATTGAAGTGA